Sequence from the Ailuropoda melanoleuca isolate Jingjing chromosome 10, ASM200744v2, whole genome shotgun sequence genome:
GCCCTGCCTCACCCAGAAGGTCCTGGCAGGGTGTGGGGCCCAGGCTAGGCAGGCAAGTAGGCCAAGGGCTGTGGGGTCAGATGCGGAAGCTTTCCTCTCGACCATCGATGTGCCGGAGCCGCAAGTAGACATCTGTGCCAATGCCCTGCAGGGACTGCAGCCGAAGGGAACCACCGAGGTATTCTGCGTAGGCCCGTGAGGTGGGCAGCCCGAAGCCAAAGCTGGGATGGGCAGGGGGATAGGAAGAGGCTTCAGAGGCTTGCGTCTCctgggccccccccacccctccatcctGGCCGGGTGGGGCCTCACCCGTGCATGGGCCCTGACTGGCCACCGCTGTGCATGTCCAGGTGGCCAAAAAGGGGgctgatccgggggtcctgggtgCTGGCCTCGGCGGTAGTGAAGTGGTAATCCATGACCCGGTCCAGGTCTTTGTGAGCGATCCCCCCGCCCCGGTCTGAAATCCTGGCAAGATGTCGACAACAGGGGCTTGGCTCGGCAGGGCCTCACTACCTCCCAGAGACACAGTGCTCagtctgccttccctccccttccacccAAAGATGGAATGTGATCCGCCTAGACCCTGGGGCCTTGGTTTTTATAAGCGACATCCTTCCATCCTTACTTCTTCCTGGGCCACTGGCTGCTTATACCTTCTCAGAGGATTTTACACTTATTGTCAACCCAACATCATGGACTGCTTACTCTTAACTCCCCACTCCAGGCCCCTCAGTTGCTGACAAGGACAGGGCCCTGGCACCCGCGGCTGGCCTCCCGATCCATTCATATCCAGCTCATGGCATTCTCAAAACCAGAGAGTATCTTGTCTGACCAGGGACCAAGTCTCCAAGTGCGGCAGGTCCTGACTTAAGGTCATGCAGCGAGTCAGAAACAGTGCCTGGAACCCCCACGTATCCCAGCCTAACTCCCACTCAGGGCAAACCTGATGACGAGATCGATATCATTGTTGGCAATGGTGATGACCACATCTGGGACGTTGTAGGGCGTGTCTAAGTGACTCTCCATCGTGGCTCTATGGCGGGGAGGAAAGCCTAGTCGGTGGCGGTACCCCAGCCTCATCCCCATTCCTGTCTGCCCCCTTCCACCATACCCAGCCAGCCCACCTCATGGCATTCTTGAGAAGCTCAGGCAGGATGTAGTCCAGCGGCATAGGGATGAAGGGGAAACGGGCGGCTACATGTCCATTGATGCGGACGCGGGGGGCATTGCCATACTTGTGCTCACATAGGCGTCTGTGGATAGAAGCAAAGTTCAAACCTAGACTGGTGACTCTCAGATGGAGGTGATTCTGCCCCTACCACCCCCAGAGGAATTTTGCAATTTCTAGAGATATTTTTCCCTGTCACAAGTGGGAGTTGTGTTGCAGAGAAGCCCAGGATCCTTCTACAGATCCGAAcaagcacaggacagcccctcagGATTATCCGACCCACAATGTTAATAGTGCCACATTTGAGAAACCCTGCCATAGGCAAGGAAGGGCTCAGATGCAAGCCTTCCCAGCCAGAAGATATCCACCCCCTTAGCTGTTCTAGCCTCACCTGGCAAAGTCCACCCACTTCTCAATAATCTTCTTTGGCGACAAGCGAGTGCAGATGATGCCAACAAAGTCAGGCTGGCAGGAGAAAGAAAGTCAGGACTAAGCAGTACCTTGACCCACACCTCGGCCACCAAATGCTTGCAATCTCGGGACCCCTGAAGCGGCCGCCCCAAGCCTCTCCCAGGCCTTTGGTCTGGTCCCCAGCCAAGGGGGACCCTGGCTCaggcccctctgccccacctggtAGGTCTCAGATCCCAGCACCCCACCTTGTCCTCATGCAGCGCCAGATGATGTGTGGCCAACATGCGGATCCCAAGCCTCGAAGTCAGTGTCTTGTCCAAGAAGTAGCGGACGAGCTTCTCATCCTGTGAAGAGTGGGGCCTCAGAAACCCCGTGCCTTTCCCAGGCCCCCCAATAGGCCCGGGTGCCCGCTGTGCTGCCCCTGACCTCTATGTGCTTCCGGCTCTCGCGAAGGCCCTCAGCTAAGAGGGTCACCACATCCTTGTGGTCGTCCAGCAGCTGTCGCACCAGCTGGCAGTACTGGGCCTCGTCCGCCTGGTCCTTGATCTACAGGCCACAGAGTCATGAACTTGGATGTTTCAGCCCTGACCTCtcagcccctcaccctgccctggcccagccctcaCCGGAGGGAAGTCTGTCAGCTTCTGGAAGGCACGGATGTACAACTCGTGCTGCAAGGAAGAGGTGTGGGAATTCACAGGGATGCTGTGGGCACTGGGTAGAGAACAGCCACCCACGCTGACCCATGGGGATTGCCAGCCACCCCAATTCACTGGGTTTAAACCCCCATCACGGCCTTTTAAGCCTCAGTGAATATGCAGCTGTAGCCTTTGAAGGCTTGGGTCTGAGCCTGCTGGCCCTGAAGCCTTTTGGCAGACAAGTCTCTGCCACTCTGGTCCCGTCTCCCAATATGCCCCTTGGGCATGGGGCATATTGATCTGTACAGTCCCCTCCAGAGAAACCACGCCCCTAAGGCTACCTTACCACGTGCAGTATGGTGGGGTTGCAGCCAATGATGAAAGGAAGGCTACGGAAGCCCTTGATGCGGTGAGCGATCCTCACTGGCAACTCTTGCTGCAAGTACCGAGCACTTTTCTAGGAAAAAGGGGGGACGTCAGGGCCAGGGCCTGAGTGGCTGTGCCAGGGCTCCAGGAACCAAGACAGAAATAGGGGGCTGGAATCTTACCAGAAGGTGGCTGCCATCCTGAGAGCGGCCTGAATAGAGCATCATGGTCGGAGTGAGGCGGACTGAGGGCTGGAGGGGCAGATGGGCTTTGAGCACGGGATCTGCAacaccccgcccccaccacaTTAGCTCCACCCCTTCCCTGGACACCCACTCCAGCTCCGGACCCGGCCTCGGGCCAGCTGCGCACCTTCTCCGCTGCCACATCGATGGCCGACTGGTTGTAAAAGGAGGTGACAGTCTTGGAGCGCTCCCGCGCCATCTCCACGTGGTGCGTATCGGTGGCTGATGTGGAGCGGGCCCGGAGGGAGAGTGCAGGCCCCAGTAAGGGCCGGAGTGGAGGTCCGCTCCGGGGACCACTCCCCAGCACGGACGCCAGTATCATCGTCCTGctctgttcctttgtttctttttggacTAGGCGGCCGCTAGGGCAGAGGACCCAATACACCGAGGAGACCCCAAAGCGGGGCAGGAGGTGTGTGGGTGGGCAGGGGCTCTTCTCTGACTTCAACAGCGACGGCAGGTCAAGGATGCTGACAAGCTCAGCCCCCAGGGAGCAGCTCCCATCTGCcggggaaagggaagggggagttGTAAGGATCCGAATCCAGACAATTCGCACCATCTCTCTACGTGGACACTGGTATCATCAAACCTGGGCAATCTCTACCCACCCATtcaaccaccccctccccaaacacaAACAGGCCGAGCCTGTACAACCTTGTTTTCCTGGGCTATTCTTCAACGTGAGGCTCTCTGTGgtgcctggaggggaggggatccTCAGACCCGTCCAGCCCGAAAATAACACACCTTCAGGTGGTCCTGGGTACCCTCGTTCAGGGGGCGGGGCTGACCCCTACCCAGCGCCTTCAGACCCGGGCCCCCCACGAGCGTGGCCTGCATGTGTGTGGCACACAGCTTTGTGCCCTCCGGGGGTCGGCTGCATCGAAGTAGCGGCCCTGGAGTCGCCGTCTGGGTTCCCCCTCCGCACGGTCACTTGGTTCGGCCCGGATCCCCCCTATATGGTAGATGCCACCCCGGTCCACGCGCACTCCGCGGTCCAGCTCAATGGCGGAGGCTACCAGCACGCGCCGCCAAGCCTCCGCAGGCAGGATCCGGGCCGGTTGCTCCACTTACCgcggggccagggccagggccagggccagggccgaGGTCCGAGCGGAATGGCCCAACAGTCGACGGGCCGGGATAGCCGAGCCGCCTGCGCCCTCTGCCGCCGTGACGTCGTGTGGGCTTTGGGGGCCCGGTGCCTCCTGGGAGTTGTAGTTTGGAGCCAGACCATCCCAGCTACGCCCCTGCTCCTGGACCCCCAAATTAATTCCACGGCTCCCTCTACAGTTCGTTCGGAGTTATCTGTGGTCTCCCTGGGTCTCTGTCTCCTGCTTTATAAAACGGGCTTCCTGGGAGCGAaatgggagaggcagggaagaccCTTAGATGTGAAGCACACATCCGAAGCCTACCTGGTTCCCCTCCCTGTGGTCCCAtccttctccttccatttcttgaCTCATTTGTGGAAAGCCAGACTGCTGGTTCAAACCCTAGTTCAGCCACTTTTACTATCTGGGGCAACTTACTGACACTGCTCAATGCTTTAATTTCCGTGTTGGTATAATTAGGATGTATCAACCTTGGGGTTGTGTGGGCATATGAGTTTATATATGTgaagtacctagaacagtgccaggcatggAATTAGCACTATGTGAGtatgttattattattcattcatgcCTGTCACGCTGATCGGGTGACTTTTCTGTGGCAGAAGGGGAGCTTGGGTATTGAATCAAAGAAGCAGACCCTTCTCTGACCCACAGAGGAAAACAGTTTCAGTGTCATAAATCCTGGTGAGGGCTGCACAGGATGGAAGCATCAAATAGGGTCTGGGACAATGGTACAGGTGCAGCATGAGTAGGACGTGGCCAGGGCCCCAAGCCATAGTGGCAAGGGCGTGACAAGACAGAGAGTAGCCCGGATAATCTGAGAATATACCTACAGCCGTGTGGCGTCTaggaaggagaggggctgaaTGGGGTGACCAGAACCAGATCATGAAGGGCAAGGGGTCTGCGTTTGTCCTAAGACAGTAGGAagtcactgaagggttttaatttgATCTGCTCCTTAGACAGAACCCTGTGGCTGCAGTGAT
This genomic interval carries:
- the BCKDK gene encoding 3-methyl-2-oxobutanoate dehydrogenase [lipoamide] kinase, mitochondrial isoform X2; protein product: MILASVLGSGPRSGPPLRPLLGPALSLRARSTSATDTHHVEMARERSKTVTSFYNQSAIDVAAEKPSVRLTPTMMLYSGRSQDGSHLLKSARYLQQELPVRIAHRIKGFRSLPFIIGCNPTILHVDEKLVRYFLDKTLTSRLGIRMLATHHLALHEDKPDFVGIICTRLSPKKIIEKWVDFARRLCEHKYGNAPRVRINGHVAARFPFIPMPLDYILPELLKNAMRATMESHLDTPYNVPDVVITIANNDIDLVIRISDRGGGIAHKDLDRVMDYHFTTAEASTQDPRISPLFGHLDMHSGGQSGPMHGFGFGLPTSRAYAEYLGGSLRLQSLQGIGTDVYLRLRHIDGREESFRI
- the BCKDK gene encoding 3-methyl-2-oxobutanoate dehydrogenase [lipoamide] kinase, mitochondrial isoform X1 — protein: MILASVLGSGPRSGPPLRPLLGPALSLRARSTSATDTHHVEMARERSKTVTSFYNQSAIDVAAEKPSVRLTPTMMLYSGRSQDGSHLLKSARYLQQELPVRIAHRIKGFRSLPFIIGCNPTILHVHELYIRAFQKLTDFPPIKDQADEAQYCQLVRQLLDDHKDVVTLLAEGLRESRKHIEDEKLVRYFLDKTLTSRLGIRMLATHHLALHEDKPDFVGIICTRLSPKKIIEKWVDFARRLCEHKYGNAPRVRINGHVAARFPFIPMPLDYILPELLKNAMRATMESHLDTPYNVPDVVITIANNDIDLVIRISDRGGGIAHKDLDRVMDYHFTTAEASTQDPRISPLFGHLDMHSGGQSGPMHGFGFGLPTSRAYAEYLGGSLRLQSLQGIGTDVYLRLRHIDGREESFRI